In Bubalus bubalis isolate 160015118507 breed Murrah chromosome 3, NDDB_SH_1, whole genome shotgun sequence, a genomic segment contains:
- the LOC102416288 gene encoding nucleoside diphosphate kinase B has product MAHAERTFIAIKPDGVQRGLVGEIIKRFEQKGFRLVAMKFLQASEELLKQHYIDLKDRPFFPGLVKYMNSGPVVAMVWEGLNVVKTGRVMLGETNPADSKPGTIRGDFCIQVGRNIIHGSDSVKSAEKEISLWFKPEELIEYKPCAFDWIYE; this is encoded by the exons ATGGCCCACGCGGAGCGCACCTTTATTGCTATCAAGCCCGACGGCGTGCAGCGCGGCCTGGTGGGCGAGATCATCAAGCGCTTCGAGCAGAAGGGATTCCGCCTTGTGGCCATGAAGTTCCTTCAG GCCTCTGAGGAACTCCTGAAGCAGCACTACATTGACCTGAAAGACCGCCCATTCTTTCCGGGCCTGGTGAAGTACATGAACTCAGGGCCAGTTGTGGCCATG GTCTGGGAGGGCCTGAATGTAGTGAAGACAGGACGAGTGATGCTTGGGGAGACCAACCCAGCAGATTCTAAGCCGGGCACCATTCGTGGTGACTTCTGCATTCAAGTTGGCAG GAACATCATTCATGGCAGTGATTCAGTAAAAAGTGCTGAGAAAGAAATCAGCTTGTGGTTTAAGCCCGAAGAATTGATTGAATACAAGCCTTGTGCTTTTGACTGGATATATGAATAA
- the MBTD1 gene encoding MBT domain-containing protein 1 isoform X9, with protein sequence MGTCWGDISENVRVEVPNTDCSLPTKVFWIAGIVKLAGYNALLRYEGFENDSGLDFWYSICGSDIHPVGWCAASGKPLVPPRTIQHKYTNWKAFLVKRLTGAKTLPPDFSQKVSESMQYPFKPCMRVEVVDKRHLCRTRVAVVESVIGGRLRLVYEESEDRTDDFWCHMHSPLIHHIGWSRSIGHRFKRSDITKKQDGHFDTPPHLFAKVKEVDQSGEWFKEGMKLEAIDPLNLSTICVATIRKVLADGFLMIGIDGSEAADGSDWFCYHATSPSIFPVGFCEINMIELTPPRGYTKLPFKWFDYLRETGSIAAPVKLFNKDVPNHGFRVGMKLEAVDLMEPRLICVATVTRIIHRLLRIHFDGWEEEYDQWVDCESPDLYPVGWCQLTGYQLQPPASQSSRESQSGSSKQKKKTKSQQYKGHKKKRKMPVGKKPVSLSSLPMTGGVRRSFSGDEELTPPPYRTLPAQTAPEAFPPPRTSQEFSPSLKTVTALQLKEELMDGEDYSFLQGASDQESNGSANFYIKQEP encoded by the exons GTTACAATGCCCTCTTAAGATATGAAGGATTTGAAAATGACTCGGGTCTGGACTTCTGGTACAGTATATGTGGTTCTGATATCCATCCAGTTGGTTGGTGTGCTGCAAGTGGAAAACCTCTTGTCCCTCCTAGAA ctattcAGCATAAGTATACAAACTGGAAAGCTTTTCTAGTGAAACGACTTACTGGTGCCAAAACTCTGCCTCCCGATTTCTCACAAAAG gttTCAGAGAGCATGCAGTATCCTTTCAAACCTTGCATGAGAGTAGAGGTGGTTGACAAGAGGCATTTGTGTCGAACACGAGTGGCAGTGGTGGAAAGTGTAATTGGAGGAAGATTAAGACTAGTATATGAAGAGAGTGAAGATAGAACAGATGACTTCTGGTGCCATATGCACAGCCCATTAATCCATCATATTGGTTGGTCTCGAAGCATAGGCCATCGATTCAAAAGATCTG ATATTACAAAGAAACAGGATGGACATTTTGATACACCACCACATTTATTTGCTAAG GTAAAAGAAGTAGACCAGAGTGGGGAATGGTTCAAGGAAGGAATGAAATTGGAAGCTATAGACCCATTAAATCTTTCCACAATATGTGTTGCGACCATTAGAAAG GTGCTGGCTGATGGATTCCTGATGATAGGGATCGATGGCTCAGAAGCAGCAGATGGATCTGACTGGTTCTGTTATCATGCAACCTCCCCTTCTATTTTCCCTGTTGGTTTCTGTGAAATTAACATGATTGAACTCACTCCACCCAGAG GTTACACAAAGCTTCCTTTTAAATGGTTTGACTACCTCAGGGAAACTGGCTCCATTGCAGCACCAGTAAAACTGTTTAATAAG GATGTTCCAAATCACGGATTTCGTGTCGGAATGAAATTAGAAGCAGTGGACCTCATGGAGCCACGATTAATATGTGTAGCCACAGTAACTCGAATTATTCATCGTCTCTTGAGGATACATTTTGATGGATGGGAAGAAGAATATGATCAGTGGGTAGACTGTGAGTCCCCTGACCTCTATCCTGTAGGGTGGTGTCAATTAACTGGATATCAACTACAGCCTCCAGCATCACAGT catCAAGAGAAAGCCAGTCAGGTTcatcaaaacaaaagaaaaagactaagtCCCAGCAATACAAAGGACATAAGAAAA AGAGGAAGATGCCAGTTGGGAAGAAGCCTGTCAGTTTGTCAAGCCTGCCCATGACAGGTGGGGTGCGGAGGAGCTTCTCTGGtgacgaagagttgactcctccTCCATATCGAACCCTTCCAGCACAGACAGCCCCGGAGGCCTTCCCACCTCCCCGCACTAGCCAAGAGTTCAGTCCCAGCCTCAAAACAG TGACTGCATTGCAGCTGAAAGAGGAGCTGATGGATGGAGAGGATTATAGTTTCCTCCAAGGAGCATCTGATCAGGAAAGCAATGGCTCTGCCAACTTTTACATCAAACAAGAGCCTTGA